The genomic DNA TACGTGTGTAAGTTTTGTGTAGTAAAAGGTGCTAGGGCGGTAACTTCGTTCTCTTAAAGCTACCACGTGTATATATTGCTAAGAGGCACCAAAACAGTCTTTCGAGTACTGATAAATCTGGCTACTCTgacaagtaattttaaaattgcattcgCATTCCAAGAGAATCCGTACACTGACAGCTGTATAAAACTTGCTTGCATTTATCAAACAGGGATTTGTCATCACACATGTAAACATCAGAAACTGATTTTGTTATATTTGACAAAGTCCACTTAATGCTCCTCAAAAACCTGTAACTTACAAATCCATTATAGATTGAAATTTAGTCAACCTATTACAACAGCATGTGTGCTTTGTGTTGAGTGGTATAAATGTACATTCCAGCCACAATTTACAGTCATTATCAAGTGtatgaatgttttatttataaaaaaaaagaccatcTGAAACTACTTGCCAGTTTAGTGATTCTAAATTCTTGTTTTGAACTTGGATTGTGCTTGCATCAACATGTGTAAGTAAAAACAAATGGAGGGAAATtataatagtagtagtagtagtagtagaaGAATTTATATTACCTTACTGTAAATAACAAACGCATCCGACAAAAACCAGCAGCTGTGAAGGTTCtgcaactttttttcctcatacacTAAACCTGAATTATTAACAATTAACACAGAATTGCACTTTGATCGCTGAAGCAATCAGAATGGCTTTCAGGTCATGGCTGCAAACTTGCTTTGCCCATTGTCTGTAAGCTTCTTTTGTCCTCTCTTCAGGGAACTACAGCAAGGCATATTTCTAGCAGGCATTTagcaaaaaaaagtctgtttctgtaaccattaaaacaaaccagataaagtttaatatattttgcatgtattttgaaaatacccCAAAAGAGCAGCTAAGGCTCAAATCTTGTGCAGCTAAGGTAACTGCTCACTGTGGTCTAAACTCTGGATTCTAACAGAAtttgtgtgcatgcatataCTTTCTCTATGCTGGGGGTGGGGTTAGAGATCATGAACAAactcttatttaaaaagaaaattccctAATATCAGCAGCTGGCTACTGTATTACTAGGTTGAGTATTTAATACTCAAAACTGAGTTATGACCATAGATCTGTACAGTCTTAAATGCTAACTTTGTGCTTCCGTGTTGTCATCTTGTTCCTACAAACAATCTGAATGACTTAAAAGGGATCTGTTTGCCGGAACATTTTACAGACAAGTATGTGGTGCTTCATGTATGCTGAAAATTTCCCGCTTCAAAGAAGTCAGCTGATACCTGGAGAATTTCGGAGCTCCCAAAGTACCTTCACGTTCTCTGTTTGCCCAGAGCCCCCTACagttctctctcttccccccccccaccaccccacctaCCCCCCATGGTGGTAGTCCCCTCCGATTTCTTTTGGGACTTCCTTTTTGCTGCACAAAAGACTAATAGCAGAAACTGACTACAGGGATACTGCTAAAACTGACAAAGCTACTGAACAAAAATCACTCACATCTGTATTAATCTTCAAGCTGCTTTATGCTGGGGAAAAAGCCAGTGCTGTTTAAAAGTCACAGTAGCACTGTTGATATTGAAATTTATCTTGTCATGgctaatttaaatgaaaagcactCACCTTTATTCGTTCTCCAGGCTCAGCTATGTTTCATGTACatacaggaaagaagaaaaaaaacaagtgccCTCCCCCCCGGTACTGTTTAGTTTTTAAGTGTGAATTCtgatcattttaaaataaaagttaatagATAAATATCACAATTTGAATAAAATCGCAAAAAGGGCAGGGCTACTGTTCATATTCAGATTAAACACAACTGCCTTCGAAGTTGCTTACATATGTCTTTGGACATGTTAACAGTAGCAATCTGTTATTTTGTTGTAACAGCTCTGCGGCAACttgaaaaattttcagtttaatgcTGTTCGACAAGATTGAAAAAGTGTACAGACTATAAAGATTTTATATGAATTGTAAGATTTTTGTTgaatatttataataaaatattaaaattgcaCTTCATGCCTTGAGTCTGTATCTTGGAGAAATCTAAACAACCCTCTATTCATCCTCCTTGATTCTGTCATCTGAGACACTTCTGCAGGATTAACCGAGCACCAGAGTCCCTAGTCTGGCTTCACCTTCTGCGAGCCTTGGACCTGAGACCACCGAGACGGTCCCTGAGACCACTTAGGAAGCTAGGTATTTGCAGATTATTCTTGCGGTATTTTAGTGGCTGGCACAGAACGGACATTATTTTGCTACTTACTATTCCAACTGTTACACGGACAATTCTTCCTTAGCACAAGCTCTCGCTTTTGGTAAGAGTGCTAATTCTGAAGAGATTTCACAGCGTGATAGCCAAGATGGAACGAGGCTTCTGTAGCGTCTGCTAATGCTGGCCATTACACGGGCAGCACTGTAGCACCCTAAAGACTTGCTTTGCTTTAGCTTGTAGTAAACCTCAAAATACCTTATCTCAAATATGTTTACATATGGGGTAATGAACAGTCAGTTATTTTCAGTCATCTGAGGGAGGTGACGGAAGAAGACAAGGAGTGCAGACTACTGAAAAGACAGTGCCTATTTATATGCACAAATCTGCTCTACACAAAAGGTCTTGCACACACAAAAAgtgatgttttatttcataattgCAGAAATTAAAAGTCAGAACTAATTGGGGGATATTTCCTTAGTTTACATAAAGACAAAAGTAATGCTCATATAACGGAGATTCCTTAGGAACCCCAGCCAATATAACAGGGATGTATTTGTGACATGCCCTGTCTGTTGAAATTTTTCTATATTGTTATCTACAGCCTCCTCCATTTTGGTCAAAACATatatctgttatttttcattatcatAAGAAGTAAGTTCCATCATTACTGTAAATCACCAGAAGGAATTCTTCCGTACAACTACAGGAGGAACAGAGGCTAGTGGATCCAAATCACGCTATACAAGCGATGCAAATAACATCAAATATAGTACTTTATTCCTCACTGTTTACAGCTGTTAACAAAAGTATCTCtcaaatcctgaaaaaaaccacacccaacctatttttcaattctttatcaaacaaaatattcaggTAGATATTCACTAAGTGTGAATAGACACAAAAATGCTCACAAACATATATATGAAAATCTTTTACTTACAAcagaatttttgaaaatactttcaagACAAACATACAAAATTTGAGAAGAGGTTTAAATCAATTATTTCCATGGTATTATTGCATCTTTTGATAAATTAAAAGCATACATTCTGACAacagaggacagaaaaggaTACCTCTATGAAATGTGGTGGTGCTTACTTTAGTTTTCAACTACTGGCTTCACATTTTGGAATTActtaagaaaaactgaaatggcCAGATTAAAACCCAAAATCTCCAACCTATTTAAATTTCTATCTTTTACATGGTCTACGCAAATATACTTGAAGTATGAGATCGAAATAATTTAACTGTTAGCATTACATGTGGGGACATAGCCGGTTCACTTGATGGTTTACTTCATCCAGAACTGTCCTGCCTGCTACCGACAGGATAAACTGATGAGGGTCAAAGCACCAAGGCACATCCATGTACAGTTAGATCAGGTCAACTAAACCAGTGCAACCTCACATATTAAGACTGATGAAATCTTTATGCTTAGGTAAGCCATTTCATTTTCCTAGCATATTTCCTTGGTGAAGCTAAATGCTTGACTGCTGTTCCGAAATTACTTGTAGCAAAAAATAACATTGGGATGAGCAAACAATTCTATATTAAGGCTTTGGTTGTTAAAAACTACTCTCTCCATTCCTTTGCTGACCAACACTTCACCTCCAAGGCCAGCAGTCTCACCTGGTACGTCATCAATCTGTGAGCTATTCCAGAGCATTAGGCAAAAAGCAAgctcaaaagcaaagaaaccagTACTACGCTCCCATGTGACCCATGAGGGCCTCTTCATAGTGACTGCAGAGGCTGGCAACAGCTTCGGCCAGAAAGGAGCGTAGGAAAAAACTGGCATGGGTACTACATTGCTAGCAGCTGGGTGAAGTTAAGCCATTATTTCAAGAGTTCACATCCAAGCTAACATGTTCAAGCGAGGAAAACTCCTGCCCTTTTTTGTTAGGCACCTGCAGGCACCCTAAAGTATGGTTAAGGCCATATCTACCACATCACAAGCAGCATTCTCAAGCAGACTATGATCAGAGAGGAAACAACAGGAGAGAAACTTTTGAAGTTTATCTGGATTAAGGTTTCAAATGAAAAGGTTGGTGACAGCTAATTAGTAAAACCTGACACAGGCTTTTGAAAGAGATAATAATTTGATTTAGAACAAAGCTTTACATTCATGCCTAAAGCTGCCTACAAAACACGACATGATGCATCTGTTCCTGAAGGTAAAATAACATCTTTAAAGCATACCAAATATGGACACCAATAGAAAATTTGTGCGGAAAGAACTCATGACTGTGgaacataaaaccaaaatcaaatcctTAAGTTCAACCTGCAGTTAAGCCTACAGCTACATACTCGATTGAAGTGCTTCGCGGGTTCTGTGCTACGCAATCAGACACCCCCAGGTTTAGCAGATGCCTTCCCAAACCTCCTGTAGTAACCTGAGCCTCATAAATACTGTCATGAGTGTATACTCGGGCATCAGCTCCCTGTTCCACCTCTGTACTCAGGAGTGGCATCACAGCAGGGGGAGAGATCTAAAAGACACTGGACAACTGAAACTGTCTTCTTTAACCGGCAGCTCTAAATTTAACTCTTGTCTATGCGTATTTACAGCCAAAATTGTATTAAAGATAATTCTTTCTAGAGCAACACTGTCTGTGAAGGAGAAGGCACCCTTACCATATCAAGACAGAGTTGACAGAGTTTCTTTTAGGTTATCAGACCAACTGGCTggcaaagagagagagagaagtcaCTCAGGAAGGGCAACTGCTGTATGAGATGTCTTAGTAGCTGGGCAGTTGGCGATTCCCAAACGtagagcaggcaggggaggggaaagaggaaaaaaaaaaaaaaagtatgttcttTCCGAAGCAGCTCAGCTTCTTCAACCTTTATGTCTCAAGGCTGATTCAGAAGGAATATATAAAAGAACTCTTATCAGACATGATGGTTGCAGACGTTTCCTGCCCAATctgatcttaaaatatttttatgaaacaccaataaaatgaaaagcaggtaaaatgaaaatagacaCTATCAAAACTCACCATGATTCTCAGTTTACAGTACATGCTCTGACCTTCAAAGAGTCtctaatatttttatgaacACACAGAACAACCTGATTTTCTTAGTTTCTGTGGAGTATTAATTCAGAAGGTTACTTTTACATGAAgtctggaaaaataagaaacctaattaaataattttgaccAAAGCCTTAAGGATTTTAACATTTGACATTAAAATTCATTTACGCGTCCCACATGAAAACTAGACGACAAGAAAAAAACGGAAAGCAGCATTCTAGAGtcttttaaaagtgtttccATCTGGTTCTCAGGCCTATTCTGTTTTTCTACACAGCATTTCGGAGCAGGGCAGTGGACATGCAACATGCAATAATTAGACTGGCCTGGacactaaatatatttttttttgtttgtttagaaagggttttattcagttttctgagacttattttaaataaaatgacatATTAAAAAACACCATATGAGCACTACGGAAAACAAGGACTTAGTCATCACATTTTAGTATAAAAGGTCTGTTCGGTTAACTAAAAGACAACATCAGTTGGTCTAATGCAATGATTCATATGGTCATACTTAATTCTAACCTAAACCCAAGTTAACGTATCTAAATTCCTGATACCAGTAAACACCACCACTATATTTTGCCAGTTATTCCGTcaatatttacagtattttagtATCTTCGGtatcctccccctcctcttccaccATACGGATCACCATAGCCTCCCCTGCCACCATAACCTCCCCTGCCATAATCTCCCCTGCCACCATAATCTCCCCTGCCACCCTGGAAGCCACCTCCACCTCTTCCACCACCTCTGAAACCCCCACCTCCAaacccccccccacctcctcctcctcctcctctacctCCTCCGCCTCCCCAGTTGCCCCTtccaccccctcctccccagccacctCTTCCACCACCTTCTTGTCTTTTTTGCCAAGGAGGCATTTCAGGAGGAGGTGGCTCAATCTCTGTTGGTCTGCCTCCACGGTCAGGTACTCTCCCCATCAGAACCTATATGGAAAAAATAGGtcatttttagtttaaaaaatagtaGTAATATCTTGAAGGGACTCAGGGCTCTCCTACGGACAAAGACAGGCTGCCTGCTCTTTACAGGAAGTATGGTCCCCTCAGTGTGGAGCTTGACAGCAGAATCCCTATTTCCTATCCATGTAACTTGCCACAACATAACAGAACTCTGAAAGCGATCCCAGTTTCTCCCTGGAAAATTGAAATAACTGCAGCTTGCTAGCTCATAATACTTCTGTGAAATCTTTGTGAAGAAAACTACATGCATGTGAAGTATCAGTATTAAAAGAAGCAACATACagaatgaatatatatgaatatataaatatatattcatgtAGAAAAGACTCCTTACAACACAGCTCTTCTACTTAAATTTCGAAGTTCAAGTTCAAATCTaatcagctggcaaaaaaaacaTAAACTGGTGAACAAATGTGCAACTCTAAAAGAAACACCAGTTTGCCTTAGATTAGAAACTACTGACACTCAGTGGAGAGCTGGAACGGACAAAATACATAACACACTGCAGTAAcactttcaagaaaacaaacaaacaaaaggcatCCTGACTCTGGTGGATGTTACGCAGTGTACAAAAAGGGAGACTGTACTGGacaaagcaacacaaaacaTTAAGTTGAGAGGTATCCAAGTAGGTCTCTCTGCTGTTGTTTTCGTATTTCCTAAACTCCCTCTGTGATGAATGTTAACATACTCTGGTCAGTCCCAGGCACTCCAATTGAAgtcctctcaaaaaaaaaaaaaaaaagccttgctcTGAGATCCTACAATAATTAAGAAATTTCAGAATCTTTGGGATCAAAACATATTAAAGGGTATCTAAATGAGCACAAAActttagaaaaatctgtaaacAAAGGATTAATCAAACAGGCTTAGTCACCATTTGAATGGTAAAACTGGTGTCATTACTCGCAAGCTTCAGCTTTTATCATATGCAAGAAAGCAGTACAATGTTTATTTATTACTGCAGCCaaccaaataattttacttCGTAGCAAAATGACGCTTCCACAGAAACTTCTGTGATTTATAACATATTGATAAACTGAAGATGCTCGTTTACAAACTGAACAAGATAATCCCGGCAACAGGTAGTCCAGAAACTGACCTCTTGAGTTCAGTGGAACTGCACACCTCAAATTAAGGATACGTGCAAGTCTTTCTGGTATCATTTACGCGTGCGCGCACATAGACCCCCCACCACTGTTCCTTCTCATCTAGACTACTGTTTCATCCTTTTGCATGACTGACTGTGTaataagataaaaaaagaagttgctgCAGTATTTACTGGAATGCTGCAAACCTTCCTTTCTTAAAGCACCAGGCATcttgcaaaaagaaatgaaactacTAAGCAGAGTGTAATTCCAGAATTACTTCTGATAACTCCCATGTCCTTTATCATATCCCAGAGAGAAAAAGTATACCTTGTTGATTGCACAGACTGTATTTTCCCGCGTTGATCCACTACTTGTTCTTATGATCTTCGATAAATCTTCTCGAGCAGCAAGAAGGTGAGCTAATGTAATAGTTGACTTCGGAGATAATGCATAGCGCTTGGGCTGATAGATTCGTGCTATGTCATCTGTTTTTACCTACATGATAAAATCAAACACAACTTACTTGCTAGGCATAAAATACACAAACATGCTTACCGTAAACCATGTACCGGTCTCAGTAAGTTTCAGTTTGAACACGTGTTGCAATGTCTGAAAATCTAGGTTATCTTACAAAATACAGTGCCAGCTGTTACCAATTCTCTTCATCCTGATGGAGCTATTGTACAAAAAATGCTGCTGATTATATTTAATTGGTGCTGAAACTTAGCACCATTACAAAATATCCACTGGCATCAAACAGATTCTTTGACGTTTTCCAACATGTCTAAAGACTAAAGTTTAAGACTCCAAACTGCTCTCTCAAGAGCTTTACATAGTCATATTTAACCTTCTAAATGTGATGAAAGCACAGCAGCCTCAAAGTAAGGTcaatttgtggaaaaaaaattaaaatatctcaaTGCAGCAAAACACTTGTGCAAGCCATGAAAAAGTGAGACcgagaaggggagaaaataaggcattttgatgtttcatttgtttgacaaaaaagaaaaatacacacactTTCTGGAGACATCCAGAATGATgatcttcagaggaaaaaaaaaattttaaaaaaatcaattttatcTTGGATGGACCAGACAACAGGTGCTGTTCCTTTGCATGACTGTTTTGCTAGGAGATTACTACCCCATTTATGGATCCATTTCAGTCTGCAAACTTACCCCTCTTGGGGACtgaacaagtttaaaaaaaattctacaaaaaAATGCCACACGATCAAAGCAGAGAAAGGTAATAATACCTATCtaatgctggggaaaaaaaggcaagctaaCAATAAATGAAATAAGGACAACAATTTGCCTCTtggcctaaaaaaaaaaaaaaaaatctgagttatATTGATGCCAAAACATTTTCATCCCTCAAAACCTTCTTGAAGAAGTTATAAACAAACATGTCTATtcaaaaaatatggaaaaaaaattaaaaatcgTATGTAATTTTGAATTAGTATGTAACCTGCTTATTTCTGTAACTGCATAATATTTCACATCAACAGTCCTTAtgacaggaaaacaaaccatCTTACTACTTTATCGTGATTAAAAATCTCTATTTAAACTATTGAGCTATTGTGAAAGCATAGTCACTGTTTTTCACATTGTTTGAATGGAATAATATCAAGTGGCACAAAATTTTAGTCTAAGTTAGTCATCAGTTTACATCAACTACATTTTAGAAGTATACTTTAAATTTGGAAATATATAGTTGTATTGGTACAGCTGTAAGGAAGTTATATGCTTCAGGACATCTCCTGGCTTCTGTGAGCTATatgccttcctcttcctttcctgcagcaTAAAAGCACTCACAACCCCTGCAGAAATTAAGCGGTGAGCCAtttcaaagcagcacagcagcatctAGACTCATGTCTTCCAGTGATACTTAGCGGGCTTCATGAAACCCATTCTGCCTGCATGTGTCAACAACAAATTGTGACACCAGAAAGACTTGTAACAATCTGTACTTTCAGTAAGCTTTCGAAGCTTTACACCTAACCCATCCTCAGCTTTCTACACAAACCTTTGGAAGGAGAGTTGATCTTGCAGCTCATGAGCAACACCATCTGCCTCCAGCTTCCCACATGTATATTCATCAAATTACAAACTTTTTGTATCTTATCTCCCTATTCTCTTGGATAGAAACAATATATACTTCTAGCTCAGAAATATCCGACTGGTTAGATCAtgactattttttaatatacagagTTCTAGGAAgtagaagaaatgaaatgatCACAATTAAAATGATACTGGCAGAGACAATCCAGAGGATTGGTCTGTAATTTTTAGCCACCTGAAGGATTACAAGTAACTGTGTGCTTTTCTCATACAAGCTGCTATTCAAATAATCTGTTCAACTGGCCATCTGTTTATTCAGTAGCTTTGAATCCAAGATAGGTAGCAGTCACTGTAATCTCACTGGCTTTGTGGGCAGTCACTCTTTGCACCCAATGTATGCTAAGGCCTggtgtttctcttcctcttgcaTCTACATAAGAAATGCTGAGATACCCTCCTAGTTTACTTGACTGGAGGGGGCAtatattggaaagaaaaaggggagaCGTGAACTTATTAAATTGAGAAACTCCAACAGGATGCTAGAATTTATAATTGTGAAGCTATAAACAAAGGATGGACCGCCATCTGGTCATCCGTCCCCTTCCTCAGTATCTAGGACTTGGATGTTACAACCTGGGATGAGAAACTGGTTGGAAAGATGACAATGCTAATGGAAGTGTATTTACATGGTATGTGTATTCGGTAGGACGATCTGGGGAACTGTAGCAGACTCCCACCTACAGGAAGCAAAAAATACAGCAAGCTCACCTTTGCTCTATCAGACCAGCCAAAAGATTGTACTGTCACATCTAGCCTCTTCATTAACATACGTCGTCGACATTCGTACTCACTGCGAAGAGCATCATTGATTTTTTCCAATCTTTCCTGCAGTGTTCCAATAAAAAATCCAAGCATTCAGATCTATAATGTTATAGAAGTCAATTTAAAGTTAACCCCATTCAGTAACTAAGATGTCTATCCCCAGGTGACCACTATAAACCACTTAAAATTAAGGATGTATCTGCGTAGCGCTACAGTAGTCAtgtatatacaaaatattttgaaacttaGTAAGTGGAT from Phalacrocorax aristotelis chromosome 9, bGulAri2.1, whole genome shotgun sequence includes the following:
- the FAM98B gene encoding protein FAM98B, with translation MRELAPGLEMESDILDALEALGYTGPLLEEEALNKAAENGLSSPEFFELCVWLGSQIKSLCNMEESITSTGDKDVESLQLEISGFLREMACPYSSLISGDIKNRLREKEDCLKLLLFLSTELQALKILHSKKIKGSHLEKHNEIYQEVQAICDALGLPNSSSSDAPPLLTNVEQKIKDILSKVQNNHVGKSLLTKPLNSDQVERLEKINDALRSEYECRRRMLMKRLDVTVQSFGWSDRAKVKTDDIARIYQPKRYALSPKSTITLAHLLAAREDLSKIIRTSSGSTRENTVCAINKVLMGRVPDRGGRPTEIEPPPPEMPPWQKRQEGGGRGGWGGGGGRGNWGGGGGRGGGGGGGGGFGGGGFRGGGRGGGGFQGGRGDYGGRGDYGRGGYGGRGGYGDPYGGRGGGGYRRY